One window of the Candidatus Microbacterium colombiense genome contains the following:
- a CDS encoding glycine betaine/L-proline ABC transporter ATP-binding protein, whose product MSEIALEARNLYKVFGKNPSNAVRRLKAGESRADVTDSGTAAVIDASFTVNRGEIFVIMGLSGSGKSTIIRMLNGLHEASDGSVVVNGDSITGIPSSRLREIRRDRISMVFQHFALLPHRTVAANVAYPLELKGIGKAERLAKAEEILGLVGLEGQAEKLPSELSGGMQQRVGIARALAADSDILLMDEAFSALDPLIRREMQEQLLELQQKLQKTIVFITHDLNEAMFLGDRIAVMRDGRIVQIGTPEDILTDPANDYVEQFVQDVDRARVLTAANVMERARPVVPETAGPRTALRQMRDAFMSATYVTGRDRKLLGIVTDREAVKLVRNGVSTLASILKPVPQSVSEDEVLMNLFVPSVESPLPLAVVDAEGRLTGVIPRITLLAALGPGPGATGELTLPLIPMPQAEIDAVLDDGWTAEPLPTAPTAEEVR is encoded by the coding sequence GTGTCCGAAATCGCTCTTGAAGCGCGCAATCTGTACAAGGTGTTCGGGAAGAATCCGAGCAACGCCGTCCGTCGACTGAAGGCCGGTGAGAGCAGAGCAGACGTCACCGATTCCGGAACAGCAGCCGTCATCGACGCCAGTTTCACCGTGAACCGCGGAGAGATCTTCGTGATCATGGGCCTCTCGGGCTCCGGCAAATCGACCATCATCCGCATGCTCAACGGTCTGCACGAGGCGAGCGACGGATCCGTCGTCGTGAACGGCGACTCGATCACCGGCATCCCGAGTTCCCGTCTGCGGGAGATCCGTCGCGACCGCATCTCGATGGTGTTCCAGCACTTCGCCCTGCTGCCGCACCGCACGGTCGCCGCGAACGTCGCCTACCCGCTCGAGCTCAAGGGCATCGGCAAGGCCGAGCGCCTCGCGAAGGCCGAGGAGATCCTGGGCCTCGTGGGTCTCGAAGGGCAGGCCGAGAAGCTGCCCTCCGAGTTGTCGGGCGGCATGCAGCAGCGCGTCGGCATCGCCCGTGCGCTCGCCGCCGACAGCGACATCCTGCTCATGGACGAGGCGTTCAGCGCACTCGACCCGCTCATCCGCCGCGAGATGCAGGAGCAGCTGCTCGAACTGCAGCAGAAGCTCCAGAAGACCATCGTCTTCATCACCCACGACCTCAACGAGGCGATGTTCCTCGGCGATCGGATCGCGGTCATGCGCGACGGTCGCATCGTGCAGATCGGCACCCCGGAAGACATCCTCACCGACCCCGCGAACGATTACGTCGAGCAGTTCGTGCAGGACGTCGACCGCGCCCGCGTGCTCACCGCGGCCAACGTGATGGAGCGGGCCCGCCCCGTCGTCCCCGAGACCGCCGGTCCCCGCACGGCCCTGCGTCAGATGCGCGACGCGTTCATGTCGGCGACCTACGTCACCGGCCGCGACCGGAAGCTGCTGGGTATCGTCACCGACCGCGAGGCCGTGAAGCTCGTGCGCAACGGGGTGTCGACGCTCGCGTCGATCCTCAAGCCCGTGCCGCAGAGCGTGAGCGAGGACGAGGTGCTCATGAATCTGTTCGTGCCGTCGGTCGAGTCGCCGCTGCCGCTCGCGGTGGTGGATGCCGAAGGCCGGCTGACCGGAGTGATCCCCCGCATCACCCTGCTCGCCGCCCTGGGCCCCGGACCGGGTGCGACGGGGGAGCTGACGCTGCCCCTGATCCCGATGCCGCAGGCCGAGATCGACGCCGTGCTGGATGACGGGTGGACCGCCGAGCCGCTTCCCACGGCCCCGACCGCGGAGGAGGTGCGCTGA